Proteins encoded in a region of the Zea mays cultivar B73 chromosome 2, Zm-B73-REFERENCE-NAM-5.0, whole genome shotgun sequence genome:
- the LOC103646129 gene encoding cyclin-P4-1, whose protein sequence is MAGDEEDHLADAPRVVGVLSALLERVVERNDAVADELAAGTESAAPPSAFRATARPDISVRSYMARIARFAGCSPACYVVAYVYLDRLLRRARSAPAVDSYTVHRLLITAVLAAVKFMDDVCYNNAYFARVGGISLSEMNYLEVDFLFAVGFDLNVSPETFGHYCTVLRAEMLYLELEGPPPPAASTSLHRCCLSEDDDGSSSTSSS, encoded by the exons ATGGCCGGTGATGAGGAGGACCACCTAGCAGACGCGCCGCGGGTGGTGGGCGTCCTCTCCGCGCTCCTGGAACGTGTCGTGGAGCGCAACGACGCGGTGGCCGATGAGCTCGCCGCCGGGACCGAGTCCGCGGCGCCGCCGTCGGCGTTCCGGGCGACGGCGAGGCCCGACATCTCGGTGCGCTCGTACATGGCGCGCATCGCGCGGTTCGCAGGGTGCAGCCCGGCTTGCTACGTCGTGGCGTACGTctacctcgaccgcctcctgcgcCGCGCCCGCAGCGCGCCCGCCGTGGACTCGTACACCGTGCACCGCCTCCTCATCACCGCCGTGCTCGCGGCCGTCAAGTTCATGGATGACGT ATGCTACAACAACGCctacttcgccagggtcggcggcaTCAGCCTGTCGGAGATGAACTACCTGGAGGTGGACTTCCTCTTCGCCGTCGGGTTCGACCTCAACGTGTCGCCGGAGACGTTCGGCCACTACTGCACGGTCCTCCGGGCCGAGATGCTGTACCTGGAGCTGGAGGGTCCTCCTCCTCCAGCCGCCAGTACAAGTCTGCACAGGTGCTGCTTGTCAGAAGACGACGACGGTAGCAGCAGCACCAGCAGCAGCTAG